A window of Leptotrichia wadei contains these coding sequences:
- a CDS encoding SEL1-like repeat protein, with protein sequence MEILISVLVVVIGIVILIIMNFRNRKKMDEFDDFSREMQEREKRKRKVREIQKYEAEERASFSESAYDENRISSESEPKQNGKTANVDKFGVKIVSLDDIVTEDYGKDFIEYDKKESEEYQENIRTANIFIMSGFFGEARDRIAESLKFSQRANYELGKYYYYCEKDNQSAVNTLNLAYNSGIKEAMYYIGLIEEESGNDEIAKGWYVAGAENGEINSIIRLGKIAEEKKDYEEAESIYLKIANTKNAELIYNLVRIYFKQNKREKILEWQEKLLNEKQIMGLNSEIIKNIEFMLGNEKDRKYMELINQGNELLEKKDYGNAQKLFLEAAQYNERGYLLLAKSYYVAGNGEKAKDMYKKAYSLGVKEAAYELGKYFDTVEENKKEAEKWYKIGQEMGDVKSIYELGILYECSREFAKSEEEVYKLYEKAANMKYAPVISDMIYYNNRQENGNKSKEWAFKVLNETGLIELGRETIRDAQNFLQEMGEYAGDKISEKNYEIEYDNDLIYFIEKNSKGRNIKEETYERKKSNFWMIFGIIIFILQLIIKCSEY encoded by the coding sequence ATGGAAATATTAATATCGGTATTAGTCGTAGTTATTGGAATTGTAATTTTGATAATAATGAATTTTAGAAATCGTAAAAAAATGGATGAATTTGATGACTTTTCGAGAGAAATGCAGGAAAGGGAAAAAAGAAAAAGAAAAGTTCGTGAAATTCAAAAATATGAAGCTGAAGAAAGAGCAAGTTTTAGTGAAAGTGCTTATGATGAAAATAGAATTTCTTCGGAAAGTGAGCCTAAACAAAATGGAAAAACAGCGAATGTAGATAAATTTGGCGTGAAGATAGTTTCGTTGGATGATATTGTTACAGAAGATTATGGGAAAGATTTTATAGAATATGATAAAAAGGAAAGCGAGGAATATCAAGAAAATATTAGAACAGCGAATATATTTATAATGTCGGGATTTTTTGGAGAAGCAAGGGATAGAATAGCTGAATCCTTGAAATTCAGCCAAAGAGCAAATTACGAGCTTGGAAAGTATTACTATTATTGCGAGAAAGATAACCAAAGTGCTGTAAACACATTAAATTTGGCATATAATTCAGGAATAAAGGAGGCTATGTATTACATAGGGCTGATTGAAGAAGAATCGGGAAATGATGAAATTGCAAAAGGCTGGTATGTGGCAGGTGCAGAAAATGGCGAAATTAATTCAATAATTAGACTAGGAAAAATTGCTGAAGAAAAGAAGGATTATGAAGAAGCAGAAAGTATTTATCTAAAAATTGCTAATACAAAAAATGCTGAATTAATATACAATCTTGTAAGAATTTACTTTAAGCAGAATAAAAGAGAAAAAATACTAGAATGGCAGGAAAAATTATTAAATGAAAAGCAAATTATGGGATTGAATTCTGAAATAATCAAGAATATTGAATTTATGCTCGGAAATGAAAAAGACAGAAAATACATGGAACTGATTAATCAGGGAAATGAACTTTTGGAAAAGAAAGATTATGGAAATGCTCAAAAATTATTTCTTGAAGCAGCACAATATAATGAAAGAGGATATTTGTTGCTTGCAAAATCATATTATGTTGCAGGCAATGGAGAAAAAGCCAAAGATATGTATAAAAAGGCTTATTCTCTAGGAGTGAAAGAGGCGGCTTATGAACTGGGAAAATATTTTGATACGGTTGAAGAAAATAAGAAAGAAGCTGAAAAATGGTATAAAATTGGGCAGGAAATGGGAGATGTAAAATCTATTTATGAACTTGGGATACTTTACGAATGCAGTAGGGAATTTGCAAAAAGTGAAGAGGAAGTATACAAGCTATATGAAAAAGCCGCTAATATGAAATATGCCCCTGTAATTAGTGATATGATATATTACAATAATAGACAGGAAAATGGGAACAAATCAAAGGAATGGGCATTTAAAGTATTAAATGAAACAGGATTGATCGAACTTGGGAGAGAAACAATAAGAGATGCACAGAATTTTCTGCAAGAAATGGGAGAATATGCGGGCGATAAAATTTCAGAAAAAAATTATGAAATTGAATACGATAACGATTTGATATATTTTATAGAAAAAAATTCTAAAGGCAGAAATATAAAGGAAGAAACTTATGAAAGAAAAAAATCAAATTTTTGGATGATATTTGGAATTATAATTTTTATACTGCAACTAATTATAAAATGTTCAGAGTATTAA
- a CDS encoding tetratricopeptide repeat protein, with amino-acid sequence MYKEYKEKGYKELENLVLKNDYYAINELGERKFQEGNYKEALEYFEKASKLGSDMAINNIGFYFLEIENNFEEAEKYFNKAVKKGNIVAINNLGVLNIDKNNYEDAEKYFLLTIDKKCSFAYNNLGGLYENVYQKYEEAEKLYQKCFEETEDTDCLINLAYLYLNYYENKNEAIKYLKLAISKGNKEAEHVLFHVLNDEVCSCNND; translated from the coding sequence TTGTATAAAGAATATAAAGAAAAAGGATATAAAGAATTAGAAAATTTAGTACTAAAAAATGATTACTATGCAATAAATGAACTTGGAGAAAGGAAATTTCAAGAAGGAAATTATAAAGAAGCATTAGAATATTTTGAAAAAGCATCTAAATTAGGAAGTGATATGGCTATAAATAATATCGGATTTTATTTTTTAGAAATTGAAAATAATTTTGAAGAAGCAGAAAAATATTTTAATAAAGCAGTGAAAAAAGGAAATATAGTTGCAATAAATAATCTTGGAGTACTTAATATCGACAAGAATAATTACGAAGATGCGGAGAAGTATTTTTTATTAACAATAGATAAAAAATGTAGTTTTGCATATAATAATTTAGGTGGGTTATATGAAAATGTTTATCAAAAATATGAAGAAGCGGAAAAATTATATCAGAAATGTTTTGAAGAAACAGAAGATACAGATTGTTTAATAAATTTGGCATATCTTTATCTAAATTATTATGAAAATAAAAATGAAGCAATAAAATATTTAAAATTAGCAATAAGTAAAGGAAATAAAGAAGCAGAGCATGTACTTTTTCATGTATTAAATGATGAGGTTTGCAGTTGTAATAATGACTAA
- the fic gene encoding protein adenylyltransferase Fic, giving the protein MVNNKYILENESDKILKRLVSQDKEEFLSKRRARELFDNRILKNIQVGTFEGLKEINRYLFQECYGTAGKIRKHDIRKGDTVFCRAMYLEDNLKTVSKMPENTFEEIVEKYVEMNIMHPFYEGNGRATRIWLDQMLIKSLGMCVNWQNISKNNYLSAMKRSVINDLELKMLLKENLTEDVESRDMFMNGINQSYEYENMGKYDVKKLEVSNELEKISE; this is encoded by the coding sequence ATGGTAAATAATAAATACATTTTGGAAAATGAAAGTGACAAAATCTTAAAAAGGCTAGTTTCACAAGACAAAGAAGAATTTTTGAGTAAAAGAAGGGCAAGGGAATTGTTTGATAATAGAATATTGAAAAATATTCAAGTGGGAACTTTTGAAGGCTTGAAGGAAATAAATAGGTATTTGTTTCAGGAATGTTATGGGACTGCAGGAAAAATACGGAAACATGACATTCGGAAAGGTGATACAGTATTTTGTCGTGCAATGTATCTTGAAGATAATTTAAAGACAGTTTCTAAAATGCCTGAAAATACTTTTGAGGAAATAGTTGAGAAATATGTTGAGATGAACATAATGCATCCATTTTATGAGGGAAATGGGAGAGCTACTAGGATTTGGCTGGATCAGATGTTGATAAAAAGTCTTGGAATGTGTGTGAATTGGCAAAATATCAGTAAAAATAATTATTTATCGGCAATGAAAAGAAGTGTGATTAATGATTTGGAACTAAAGATGCTTTTGAAGGAGAATTTGACGGAAGATGTGGAAAGTAGAGATATGTTTATGAATGGGATTAATCAGTCTTATGAATATGAAAATATGGGGAAATATGATGTGAAAAAATTGGAAGTTTCAAATGAATTAGAAAAAATTAGCGAATAA